The following coding sequences are from one Streptomyces sp. NBC_00536 window:
- a CDS encoding cobalamin biosynthesis protein, producing the protein MRADRVFAYGATAGLIGDRILGDPRRGHPVAAFGKTAAAVERALWGDSRARGAVHALVCAGGAAAIGALGARAVRSRPAAARIALTAAATWAVVGGTSLGREARAIGGALAAGDTEVARERLPHLCGRDPQALDEQQIARAVVESVAENTSDAVVGALVWGALAGVPGLLGFRAVNTLDAMVGHKSPRHLRYGWASARLDDVAGWPGARLTALAAVLAGPDRWGAVRAWRADAAAHPSPNAGPVEASFAGALGVRLGGTLAYAGRVEHRAVLNGAAGRPVEVADIERAVRLSRRVTWISLGACVSLRFLLSQCTSGRRTSGRTTKGRA; encoded by the coding sequence ATGCGTGCCGATCGCGTTTTCGCGTACGGCGCGACGGCCGGCCTGATCGGCGACCGGATCCTCGGTGATCCGCGCCGCGGCCATCCCGTCGCCGCCTTCGGAAAGACCGCCGCCGCCGTCGAACGAGCCCTGTGGGGCGACAGCCGGGCCCGGGGAGCCGTGCACGCCCTGGTGTGCGCCGGGGGCGCGGCCGCCATCGGCGCGCTCGGCGCCCGCGCCGTGCGCTCCCGGCCCGCCGCCGCCCGTATCGCCCTGACCGCGGCCGCCACCTGGGCGGTGGTCGGCGGCACCTCGCTGGGCCGGGAGGCCCGGGCCATCGGGGGCGCGCTGGCCGCCGGGGACACCGAGGTGGCCCGCGAGCGGCTGCCCCACCTGTGCGGGCGCGACCCGCAGGCCCTGGACGAACAGCAGATCGCCCGCGCCGTCGTGGAGTCCGTCGCCGAGAACACCTCCGACGCCGTCGTCGGCGCCCTGGTCTGGGGCGCGCTGGCGGGGGTGCCCGGGCTGCTGGGCTTCCGCGCCGTGAACACCCTGGACGCGATGGTCGGCCACAAGTCCCCCCGCCACCTGCGCTACGGCTGGGCCTCGGCCCGGCTCGACGACGTCGCGGGCTGGCCGGGCGCGCGGCTGACCGCGCTGGCCGCCGTACTGGCCGGACCCGACCGGTGGGGCGCCGTACGGGCCTGGCGCGCGGACGCGGCCGCCCACCCCAGCCCGAACGCCGGACCGGTGGAGGCCTCCTTCGCGGGGGCGCTCGGGGTCCGCCTCGGCGGCACCCTGGCGTACGCCGGGCGCGTGGAGCACCGGGCCGTGCTGAACGGGGCCGCGGGCCGCCCGGTCGAGGTCGCGGACATCGAGCGGGCCGTCCGGCTGTCGCGCCGGGTCACCTGGATCTCCCTCGGGGCGTGTGTGTCGCTGCGGTTCCTGTTGTCACAGTGCACGTCAGGTCGTCGCACGTCAGGTCGTACTACGAAGGGACGCGCATGA
- a CDS encoding cobyric acid synthase — MSGARRGGGLLVAGTTSDAGKSVVTAGICRWLARQGVKVAPFKAQNMSLNSFVTLEGAEIGRAQAMQAQAAKVEPTALMNPVLLKPGSDQSSQVVLLGKPVGEMSARGYHGGRQEQLLGIVTDCLEQLRGTYDAVICEGAGSPAEINLRRTDIVNMGIARAARFPVVVVGDIDRGGVFASFFGTTALLSPEDQSLIAGYLVNKFRGDVSLLEPGMEMLRGLTGRATYGVLPFQHGLGIDEEDGLRVSLRGAVRESVVAPPVGEDVLRVAVCAVPLMSNFTDVDALAAEPGVVVRFVDRAEELADADLVVVPGTRGTVKALAWLRERGLADALARRAAEGRPVLGICGGFQVLGETIEDDVESRAGVVDGLGLLPVRVRFAREKTLARPSGHALGESVEGYEIHHGVADVRGGIPFLDGCRVGEVWGTHWHGSLESDGFRRAFLREVAAAAGRRFVPAADTSFGALREEQLDLLGDLIEEHADTGALLRLIEGGAPAGLPFLPPGAP, encoded by the coding sequence ATGAGCGGCGCACGGCGCGGCGGCGGACTCCTGGTCGCCGGCACCACCTCCGACGCGGGCAAGAGCGTGGTCACGGCGGGCATCTGCCGCTGGCTGGCCCGCCAGGGCGTGAAGGTGGCCCCCTTCAAGGCCCAGAACATGTCCCTGAACTCCTTCGTCACCCTGGAGGGCGCCGAGATCGGCCGCGCCCAGGCGATGCAGGCCCAGGCGGCGAAGGTCGAACCGACCGCGCTGATGAACCCGGTGCTGCTCAAGCCCGGCAGTGACCAGAGCAGCCAGGTGGTGCTGCTGGGCAAGCCGGTGGGCGAGATGAGCGCCCGTGGCTACCACGGGGGCAGGCAGGAGCAGTTGCTCGGCATCGTCACGGACTGTCTGGAGCAGCTGCGGGGCACGTATGACGCCGTGATCTGCGAGGGGGCGGGCAGTCCGGCCGAGATCAACCTGCGGCGTACGGACATCGTGAACATGGGCATCGCGCGGGCCGCGCGCTTCCCGGTGGTCGTGGTCGGCGACATCGACCGCGGCGGGGTCTTCGCCTCCTTCTTCGGTACGACGGCGCTGCTGTCCCCCGAGGACCAGTCGCTGATCGCGGGCTACCTGGTCAACAAGTTCCGCGGTGACGTGTCCCTGCTGGAACCCGGCATGGAGATGCTGCGGGGCCTGACGGGGCGCGCGACGTACGGGGTGCTGCCCTTCCAGCACGGGCTCGGCATCGACGAGGAGGACGGCCTGCGCGTCTCGCTGCGCGGCGCCGTACGGGAATCCGTGGTCGCCCCGCCCGTCGGGGAGGACGTGCTGCGGGTCGCGGTGTGCGCGGTGCCGCTCATGTCGAACTTCACCGACGTCGACGCGCTGGCCGCCGAACCGGGCGTCGTGGTCCGGTTCGTGGACCGGGCCGAGGAACTGGCCGACGCCGACCTGGTCGTCGTACCCGGCACCCGCGGCACCGTGAAGGCGCTGGCCTGGCTGCGCGAGCGCGGGCTCGCCGACGCGCTGGCGCGGCGGGCCGCCGAGGGACGCCCGGTGCTGGGCATCTGCGGCGGCTTCCAGGTGCTGGGCGAGACCATCGAGGACGACGTCGAATCCCGGGCCGGGGTCGTCGACGGGCTGGGGCTGCTGCCCGTGCGCGTCCGCTTCGCGCGGGAGAAGACCCTCGCGCGGCCGAGCGGGCACGCGCTCGGCGAGAGCGTCGAGGGGTACGAGATCCACCACGGGGTGGCCGACGTGCGGGGCGGGATCCCCTTCCTGGACGGCTGCCGCGTCGGTGAGGTGTGGGGCACGCACTGGCACGGGTCGCTGGAGAGCGACGGCTTCCGGCGGGCCTTCCTGCGGGAGGTCGCGGCGGCGGCGGGGCGGCGGTTCGTTCCGGCGGCGGACACGTCGTTCGGGGCGCTGCGGGAGGAACAGCTGGATCTGCTGGGCGATCTGATCGAGGAGCACGCGGATACCGGGGCGCTGCTGCGGCTGATCGAGGGCGGGGCTCCGGCGGGGCTCCCGTTCCTCCCCCCGGGTGCGCCGTGA
- a CDS encoding putative cobaltochelatase yields the protein MSTPYPFTALVGQADLRLALLLNAVSPAVGGVLVRGEKGTAKSTAVRALSALLPQVDVVPGCRFSCAPTAPDPACPDGPHEAGGRAARPARMVELPVGASEDRLVGALDIERALSEGVKAFEPGLLADAHRGILYVDEVNLLHDHLIDLLLDAAAMGASYVEREGVSVRHAARFLLVGTMNPEEGELRPQLLDRFGLTVEVAASREPAQRVEVVRRRLAYEDDSAAFAARWAVDEADVRDRVVAARALLGRVVLGDGALMQIAATCAAFEVDGMRADIVMARTATALAAWAGRTDVRKEDVRQAALLALPHRRRRNPFDAPGLDEDKLDEILDSFPDEEPEPDPEPEPEPEGPDDGGPEGGPDGGPDGGPDGGGLPPQGHGQDPAPESAPEPDGGTPDPAEAEGAPEPAPARADAAEAPTQAAVRAADPFRTKMLSVPGLGEGASGRRSRARTAHGRTTGAQRPRGQLTKLHLAATIQAAAPHQLARGRTGRGLVVRGDDLRQATREGREGNLVLFVVDASGSMAARKRMGAVKGAVLSLLLDAYQRRDKVGLITFRGTGAELALPPTSSVDAAAARLEQLPTGGRTPLAAGLLKAHEVLRIERLRDPSRRPLLVVVTDGRATSAGPAGGDARALARRAALLLQGEHVASVVVDCESGPVRLGLAGVLAADLGGPAVTLDGLRADSLAGLVKNVRTSSATLRKAA from the coding sequence ATGAGCACGCCCTACCCGTTCACCGCACTGGTCGGCCAGGCCGACCTGCGCCTCGCGCTGCTGCTCAACGCGGTGAGCCCCGCGGTCGGCGGCGTGCTCGTGCGCGGCGAGAAGGGGACCGCCAAGTCCACCGCCGTGCGCGCGCTGTCCGCGCTGCTGCCGCAGGTGGACGTCGTCCCCGGCTGCCGGTTCAGCTGCGCGCCCACCGCCCCGGACCCGGCCTGCCCCGACGGCCCGCACGAGGCGGGCGGCCGGGCCGCGCGGCCCGCGCGGATGGTGGAGCTGCCGGTCGGCGCCTCCGAGGACCGCCTCGTGGGGGCGCTCGACATCGAACGCGCCCTGTCCGAGGGCGTGAAGGCCTTCGAGCCGGGCCTGCTGGCCGACGCGCACCGCGGGATCCTCTACGTCGACGAGGTCAACCTGCTGCACGACCACCTCATCGACCTGCTCCTCGACGCCGCCGCGATGGGCGCCTCCTACGTCGAGCGCGAGGGCGTCTCCGTCCGGCACGCGGCCCGTTTCCTGCTCGTCGGCACGATGAACCCGGAGGAGGGCGAGCTGCGGCCGCAGCTGCTGGACCGGTTCGGGCTGACCGTCGAGGTCGCCGCCTCCCGCGAGCCCGCGCAGCGCGTCGAGGTGGTGCGCCGCCGGCTCGCGTACGAGGACGACTCCGCGGCCTTCGCCGCGCGCTGGGCCGTCGACGAGGCGGACGTACGGGACCGCGTGGTCGCGGCACGTGCCCTGCTGGGCCGGGTGGTGCTCGGGGACGGCGCGCTGATGCAGATCGCCGCGACCTGCGCCGCCTTCGAGGTGGACGGGATGCGGGCCGACATCGTGATGGCGCGCACCGCCACCGCACTGGCGGCCTGGGCCGGGCGGACGGACGTCCGCAAGGAGGACGTGCGGCAGGCCGCTCTGCTGGCGCTGCCGCACCGGCGGCGGCGCAACCCCTTCGACGCGCCGGGGCTGGACGAGGACAAGCTGGACGAGATCCTCGACTCCTTCCCGGACGAGGAGCCCGAGCCCGACCCGGAGCCCGAACCGGAGCCGGAGGGTCCGGACGACGGCGGACCTGAGGGCGGACCGGACGGCGGGCCCGACGGCGGACCGGACGGCGGCGGGCTGCCGCCGCAGGGGCACGGCCAGGATCCGGCGCCGGAGTCCGCTCCGGAGCCGGACGGCGGCACCCCAGACCCGGCGGAGGCCGAGGGGGCTCCCGAGCCCGCCCCGGCCCGCGCCGACGCGGCCGAGGCTCCCACCCAGGCCGCCGTGCGGGCCGCCGACCCGTTCCGGACCAAGATGCTCAGCGTCCCGGGGCTCGGCGAGGGCGCGTCCGGACGGCGCTCGCGGGCCCGTACCGCGCACGGGCGCACGACCGGCGCGCAGCGCCCCCGGGGCCAGCTGACCAAGCTGCACCTCGCGGCGACCATCCAGGCGGCCGCCCCGCACCAGCTGGCCCGCGGGCGCACCGGCCGCGGCCTGGTCGTGCGCGGGGACGACCTGCGCCAGGCGACCCGGGAGGGCCGCGAGGGCAACCTCGTGCTGTTCGTCGTCGACGCCTCGGGCTCGATGGCGGCCCGCAAGCGGATGGGCGCGGTCAAGGGCGCGGTCCTGTCCCTGCTCCTGGACGCCTACCAGCGGCGCGACAAGGTCGGCCTGATCACCTTCCGCGGCACCGGCGCCGAGCTGGCGCTGCCGCCCACCTCCTCGGTGGACGCGGCGGCGGCCCGGCTGGAGCAGCTGCCGACCGGCGGGCGCACCCCGCTGGCCGCGGGGCTGCTCAAGGCCCACGAGGTGCTGCGGATCGAGCGGCTGCGCGATCCGTCGCGCCGCCCGCTGCTGGTGGTCGTCACCGACGGCCGCGCCACCTCGGCGGGTCCGGCGGGCGGTGACGCCCGGGCGCTCGCGCGCCGGGCCGCGCTGCTGCTCCAGGGCGAGCACGTCGCCTCGGTGGTCGTGGACTGCGAGTCGGGTCCGGTCCGGCTGGGCCTGGCCGGGGTGCTGGCCGCCGACCTGGGCGGGCCCGCCGTGACCCTCGACGGGCTGCGGGCCGATTCGCTGGCCGGGCTCGTGAAGAACGTACGTACCTCATCCGCGACTCTCAGGAAGGCCGCCTAA
- the cobO gene encoding cob(I)yrinic acid a,c-diamide adenosyltransferase, which translates to MPQGQPSVVPDDGLTTRQRRNRPLVFVHTGPGKGKSTAAFGLALRAWNQGWPVGVFQFVKSAKWKVGEENALKALGETGKGGPVVWHKMGEGWSWVQRDAQLDNEQAAKEGWEQVKRDLAAQTHTLYVLDEFTYALHWGWIDVDEVIEVLRGRPGTQHVVITGRNAPEKLVEFADLVTEMTKVKHPMDTGQKGQRGIEW; encoded by the coding sequence ATGCCCCAAGGACAGCCGTCCGTCGTCCCCGACGACGGACTCACCACGCGTCAGCGCCGCAACCGCCCGCTGGTCTTCGTCCACACCGGCCCCGGCAAGGGCAAGTCGACGGCCGCCTTCGGGCTGGCGCTGCGCGCCTGGAACCAGGGCTGGCCGGTCGGGGTGTTCCAGTTCGTCAAGTCGGCGAAGTGGAAGGTCGGCGAGGAGAACGCGCTCAAGGCCCTCGGCGAGACCGGCAAGGGCGGCCCGGTCGTCTGGCACAAGATGGGCGAGGGCTGGTCCTGGGTCCAGCGCGACGCGCAGCTCGACAACGAGCAGGCGGCCAAGGAGGGTTGGGAGCAAGTCAAGCGCGACCTGGCCGCGCAGACGCACACTCTGTACGTCCTGGACGAGTTCACGTACGCGCTGCACTGGGGATGGATCGATGTGGACGAGGTGATCGAGGTGCTGCGCGGCCGTCCCGGAACCCAGCACGTGGTCATCACCGGCCGCAACGCCCCCGAGAAGCTCGTGGAGTTCGCCGACCTGGTCACCGAGATGACCAAGGTCAAGCACCCCATGGACACCGGCCAGAAGGGCCAGAGAGGCATCGAGTGGTGA
- a CDS encoding cobyrinate a,c-diamide synthase, with protein sequence MTVPRLVIAAPSSGSGKTTVATGLMAAFTQRGLAVSPHKAGPDYIDPGYHALATGRPGRNLDSFMSGTDLIGPLFAHGSAGCDLAVVEGVMGLYDGAAGRGELASTAQVAKLLRAPVVLVVDASSQSRSVAALAHGFASFDPQVRIGGVILNKVGSDRHEVMLREALEEAGMPVLGVLRRVPQVAAPSRHLGLVPVAERRADALASVAALADQVRAGCDLEALMALARTAPPLEVEPWDPARNPARDPEEPTGAATGRRPVVAVAGGPAFTFSYAEHAELLTAAGAEVVTFDPLRDEALPAGTAGLVIGGGFPEMYAPELSANAPLRAAVSAFAASGAPVAAECAGLLYLAGSLDGKPMCGVLNADARMSDRLTLGYREAVAVSDSPLARAGTRLRGHEFHRTVIEPGAGAAPAWGFTHPERRVEGFVQGGVHASYLHTHWAAQPSVAWRFVGHARAADAGAAPAGATPAGAADAP encoded by the coding sequence GTGACCGTCCCGCGCCTGGTGATCGCCGCGCCGTCCTCCGGCAGCGGCAAGACCACCGTCGCGACGGGCCTGATGGCGGCCTTCACGCAGCGCGGTCTCGCCGTGTCCCCGCACAAGGCCGGGCCCGACTACATCGACCCGGGCTACCACGCCCTGGCCACCGGCCGCCCGGGGCGCAACCTGGACTCCTTCATGTCCGGGACGGACCTGATCGGCCCGCTGTTCGCGCACGGCTCGGCGGGCTGTGACCTCGCCGTGGTCGAGGGCGTGATGGGCCTCTACGACGGGGCCGCCGGGCGGGGCGAACTCGCCTCGACCGCGCAGGTCGCGAAGCTGCTGCGGGCGCCGGTGGTGCTCGTGGTGGACGCGTCCTCGCAGTCCCGGTCGGTCGCGGCGCTCGCGCACGGCTTCGCGTCCTTCGATCCGCAGGTGCGGATCGGGGGCGTGATCCTGAACAAGGTGGGCTCCGACCGGCACGAGGTGATGCTCCGGGAGGCGCTGGAGGAGGCCGGGATGCCGGTGCTCGGCGTGCTGCGCCGGGTGCCGCAGGTCGCGGCGCCCTCGCGGCACCTGGGGCTGGTCCCGGTCGCCGAGCGCCGGGCGGACGCGCTGGCCTCGGTGGCGGCGCTGGCCGATCAGGTGCGGGCGGGCTGCGATCTGGAGGCGCTGATGGCGCTGGCCCGGACCGCGCCGCCGCTGGAGGTCGAGCCGTGGGACCCGGCGCGGAACCCGGCCCGGGACCCGGAGGAGCCGACCGGGGCCGCCACCGGGCGGCGGCCGGTCGTCGCCGTGGCGGGCGGGCCCGCCTTCACCTTCTCCTACGCCGAACACGCGGAGCTGCTGACCGCCGCCGGGGCGGAGGTCGTCACCTTCGACCCGCTGCGGGACGAGGCGCTGCCCGCGGGCACCGCAGGACTGGTCATCGGCGGCGGTTTCCCCGAGATGTACGCGCCGGAGCTGTCGGCGAACGCCCCGCTGCGCGCCGCGGTGTCCGCGTTCGCCGCGTCGGGGGCCCCGGTCGCCGCCGAGTGCGCCGGGCTGCTCTACCTGGCGGGTTCGCTGGACGGCAAGCCGATGTGCGGGGTACTGAACGCCGACGCGCGGATGTCGGACCGGCTCACCCTCGGCTACCGCGAGGCGGTGGCGGTCTCGGACAGCCCGCTGGCGCGGGCCGGGACCCGGCTGCGCGGGCACGAGTTCCACCGCACGGTGATCGAGCCGGGCGCCGGGGCCGCGCCCGCGTGGGGGTTCACGCATCCCGAGCGCCGGGTCGAGGGCTTCGTGCAGGGGGGTGTGCACGCCAGTTACCTGCACACGCACTGGGCCGCGCAGCCGTCGGTGGCGTGGCGCTTCGTCGGCCACGCGCGCGCGGCGGACGCCGGGGCGGCCCCGGCGGGGGCGACACCGGCCGGGGCAGCGGACGCCCCGTGA
- a CDS encoding ZIP family metal transporter, with translation MAVIVALGAFLMTLAGGWTAQRVTDRRHLVLGLAGGLMLGVVGLDLLPEAMRAAGHEVFGVPLALLLFVSGFLVAHVVERVLAVRQASHGGENGSGHGGENGSGHGSGNGSGHGEHGGRVPQVGLTAAGAMVGHSLADGVALGAAFQVGGGMGVAVALAVITHDFADGFNTYTLTSLYGNARRKALMMLFADAVAPVVGAASTLLFTLPEEPLGGYLGFFAGVLLYLASAEILPEAHHRHPALSTLMCTVGGVAGIWLVVGLAD, from the coding sequence ATGGCCGTGATCGTGGCGTTGGGCGCGTTCCTGATGACGCTGGCGGGCGGATGGACGGCGCAACGCGTCACCGACCGCCGCCACCTCGTGCTGGGCCTCGCCGGCGGGCTGATGCTCGGCGTGGTGGGCCTGGACCTGCTGCCGGAGGCGATGCGGGCGGCCGGGCACGAGGTGTTCGGCGTCCCGCTGGCCCTGCTGCTCTTCGTGTCCGGGTTCCTCGTCGCGCACGTGGTGGAGCGGGTCCTGGCGGTCCGCCAGGCCTCGCACGGCGGCGAGAACGGCTCCGGGCACGGCGGCGAGAACGGCTCCGGGCACGGCTCCGGGAACGGTTCCGGGCACGGGGAGCACGGGGGCAGGGTCCCGCAGGTCGGGCTGACGGCCGCGGGCGCCATGGTCGGCCACAGCCTCGCCGACGGGGTGGCGCTGGGCGCCGCGTTCCAGGTCGGCGGCGGGATGGGGGTGGCCGTCGCGCTGGCCGTGATCACCCACGACTTCGCCGACGGCTTCAACACCTACACGCTCACCAGCCTGTACGGGAACGCCCGCCGCAAGGCCCTGATGATGCTCTTCGCGGACGCCGTGGCCCCCGTCGTCGGAGCGGCGTCCACCTTGCTGTTCACCCTTCCGGAGGAACCGCTCGGGGGATACCTCGGCTTCTTCGCCGGAGTCCTGCTCTACCTCGCGTCGGCCGAGATCCTGCCCGAGGCGCACCACCGGCACCCCGCCCTGTCCACACTGATGTGCACGGTGGGCGGGGTGGCGGGCATCTGGCTGGTCGTCGGCCTCGCGGACTGA
- the cobC gene encoding Rv2231c family pyridoxal phosphate-dependent protein CobC, protein MTRERGPRVGEQGGYSGYERVVVGVGGRSGVSVAEVCALVEETLRDAGLAVAAVTALATVESKAAEAGISGAAERFGVPLLTYGPQELERIAVPHPSEAARAAAGTPSVAEAAALAGGGELLVPKRKSAAATCAVARAEAHDLRHHGDAEVLDAPGRLVDLAVNVRSDTPPAWLKERIAASLDTLSAYPDGRAARAAVAARHGLPVERVLLTAGAAEAFVLIARALGAVRPVVVHPQFTEPEAALRDAGHRVERVLLRPEDGFRLDPAVIPEDADLVVIGNPTNPTSVLHPAAAIAALARPGRTLVVDEAFMDAVPGEREALAGRVDVPGLVVLRSLTKTWGLAGLRIGYVLAEPAVIAALAAAQPLWPVSSPALVAAEACVSPAALAEAAEAARRIEVDRAHLLAGLAEFDEVTVAGVAAGPFVLIRVERAPEVRARLRALGFAVRRGDTFPGLDRSWLRLAVRDRATTGRLLQALDHALTLTSS, encoded by the coding sequence ATGACGAGGGAGCGAGGACCCCGGGTGGGCGAGCAGGGCGGTTACAGCGGGTACGAGCGGGTGGTCGTCGGCGTCGGCGGCCGTTCGGGGGTCTCGGTGGCGGAGGTCTGCGCCTTGGTCGAGGAGACGCTGCGGGACGCCGGGCTGGCGGTGGCCGCGGTCACGGCCCTGGCCACGGTGGAGTCGAAGGCGGCCGAGGCCGGGATCTCGGGCGCCGCGGAACGTTTCGGCGTACCGCTGCTGACATACGGGCCCCAGGAGCTGGAGCGGATCGCGGTCCCGCATCCGAGCGAGGCCGCCCGGGCGGCGGCCGGCACCCCCTCGGTGGCGGAGGCGGCGGCGCTGGCCGGGGGCGGCGAGCTGCTCGTGCCCAAGCGGAAGTCGGCGGCGGCCACCTGCGCGGTGGCCCGGGCGGAGGCGCACGACCTGCGCCACCACGGGGACGCCGAGGTGCTGGACGCGCCGGGGCGGCTGGTCGACCTGGCCGTCAACGTACGGTCCGACACGCCCCCGGCCTGGCTCAAGGAGCGGATCGCCGCCTCGCTGGACACCCTTTCGGCCTATCCGGACGGGCGGGCGGCCCGGGCGGCGGTGGCCGCGCGGCACGGGCTGCCGGTGGAGCGGGTGCTGCTGACGGCCGGGGCGGCGGAGGCGTTCGTACTGATCGCGCGGGCGCTGGGCGCCGTACGGCCGGTGGTGGTGCACCCGCAGTTCACCGAGCCGGAGGCGGCCCTGCGCGATGCCGGGCACCGGGTGGAGCGGGTGCTGCTGCGGCCCGAGGACGGGTTCCGGCTGGACCCGGCGGTGATCCCCGAGGACGCGGACCTCGTGGTCATCGGCAATCCCACCAACCCGACCTCGGTGCTGCACCCGGCGGCGGCGATCGCGGCGCTGGCCCGGCCGGGGCGGACGCTGGTGGTCGACGAGGCCTTCATGGACGCGGTTCCGGGGGAACGCGAAGCGCTGGCCGGGCGGGTGGACGTGCCCGGGCTGGTGGTGCTGCGGAGCCTGACCAAGACGTGGGGGCTGGCCGGGCTGCGGATCGGCTACGTGCTGGCCGAGCCCGCGGTGATCGCGGCGCTGGCGGCCGCGCAGCCGCTGTGGCCGGTGTCGAGTCCGGCGCTCGTGGCGGCCGAGGCGTGTGTGTCCCCGGCGGCGCTGGCGGAGGCGGCGGAGGCGGCGCGCCGGATCGAGGTGGACCGGGCCCATCTGCTGGCCGGGCTGGCCGAGTTCGATGAGGTCACGGTGGCGGGGGTGGCGGCGGGTCCCTTCGTCCTGATCCGGGTGGAGCGGGCGCCGGAGGTCCGCGCCCGGCTGCGGGCCCTGGGCTTCGCCGTCCGGCGCGGGGACACCTTCCCCGGGCTGGACAGGTCCTGGCTCCGGCTGGCCGTGCGCGACCGGGCGACGACGGGGCGGCTGCTGCAGGCCCTGGACCACGCGCTGACGCTGACGTCCTCCTGA
- a CDS encoding SCO1860 family LAETG-anchored protein, which produces MNSNTFRMPAAALLAAGAVALLTAPAAHATGGSGAGSTGSTGAVGTAGAVVLRAGLDVGLLNKTVDVPLTATLNEVSAPADAAKTALTVTLDGVDQGNPVSVLRADVATSKATADKTGARAEANLAHARVHVPGLPALSLIEVEKVTSKAVCEPGRKPVAMSNVLGTVTALGKKITLSAGGPTRVAVPGVGEVSLELSGTQTTSTTAAAAALRLKVSVNPGNLNVAQVTGEVVLAEAHCERAGGIAPSLAPSTAPSAQAPAKPAVADVKPQSAGTEANLAETGAGSVTPYVAGGALLLLGSGVVALVVTRSRGRGRIQ; this is translated from the coding sequence TTGAACAGCAACACCTTCCGCATGCCCGCGGCCGCCCTGCTCGCCGCGGGCGCGGTCGCCCTGCTCACCGCACCCGCCGCCCACGCCACGGGCGGCTCCGGAGCCGGGAGCACGGGCAGCACGGGCGCCGTGGGCACGGCCGGCGCCGTCGTCCTGCGCGCCGGGCTCGACGTGGGCCTGCTCAACAAGACCGTCGACGTACCGCTGACCGCCACCCTCAACGAGGTCAGCGCTCCCGCCGACGCGGCGAAGACCGCCCTGACCGTCACCCTCGACGGGGTCGACCAGGGGAACCCGGTGAGCGTCCTGCGCGCCGACGTCGCCACCTCGAAGGCGACCGCGGACAAGACCGGGGCGCGGGCCGAGGCGAACCTCGCTCACGCCAGGGTCCACGTCCCCGGACTGCCCGCGCTCTCCCTGATCGAGGTGGAGAAGGTCACCTCGAAGGCCGTGTGCGAGCCGGGCAGGAAGCCGGTGGCCATGTCCAACGTGCTCGGCACGGTGACCGCGCTCGGCAAGAAGATCACCCTGTCCGCGGGCGGCCCGACCCGGGTCGCGGTCCCGGGCGTCGGCGAGGTCAGCCTGGAGCTGTCCGGTACGCAGACCACCTCCACCACCGCCGCGGCCGCCGCCCTGCGGCTCAAGGTGTCGGTGAACCCCGGCAACCTGAACGTCGCCCAGGTGACGGGCGAGGTGGTCCTGGCCGAGGCGCACTGCGAACGGGCGGGCGGCATCGCGCCCTCCCTCGCCCCGTCCACCGCGCCCTCGGCGCAGGCCCCCGCGAAGCCCGCCGTCGCGGACGTCAAGCCCCAGTCCGCCGGGACGGAGGCCAACCTGGCCGAGACCGGGGCCGGTTCGGTCACCCCGTACGTGGCGGGCGGCGCGCTGCTCCTGCTGGGGAGCGGCGTCGTCGCCCTCGTCGTGACCCGCAGCCGGGGCCGCGGCCGGATCCAGTAA